One segment of Neoarius graeffei isolate fNeoGra1 chromosome 20, fNeoGra1.pri, whole genome shotgun sequence DNA contains the following:
- the cnp gene encoding 2',3'-cyclic-nucleotide 3'-phosphodiesterase — MDADQNQQVPEDVAQNQVAETELPTPEQPKSEVNETPSAQDPPEPEKTAVEESKPVESTEQTEVEPAKENVSETAKESEKLPEKEEVAEEVPEKAVEVEKSEEPATVEEQPKVDVVEQQTAEPAEPEQKAEPEKDVTAASEPPAVEAAPKEPVSEAEVEKPSEVQAEPLKEVEAKPKEPALPLFYGWFLASEDEEKLKDSPVAFLKTLGALEAFKKHVGDFTGDAGKEVNLEQYFQAPALLHCTTQFCDYGKAEGAKEYAEQQVVKDSCGKATELSVVGLLVTPRVFGARVSLTPEQLPLWPAGADKVGIPPADLPGVEALPVGSRAHVTLGCAANVLAVQTGIDLLEILILQQGEEKEVPEEELELGKLSYLGKGRWYLSLKECITCNATFSSFSEEQRPAEPAKKEGGEKKKKLKCSIL; from the exons ATGGATGCTGATCAGAATCAGCAAGTGCCAGAGGATGTTGCTCAGAACCAAGTGGCAGAGAcggaattgcccacccctgagcaGCCCAAATCTGAGGTGAATGAGACGCCCTCTGCTCAGGACCCTCCTGAGCCAGAGAAGACAGCAGTGGAAGAGTCTAAACCAGTGGAATCCACAGAACAAACTGAAGTGGAGCCTGCTAAAGAGAATGTGTCTGAGACAGCCAAAGAATCTGAGAAATTGCCTGAGAAGGAGGAAGTAGCAGAGGAAGTCCCAGAGAAGGCTGTTGAGGTGGAGAAATCTGAGGAACCAGCTACAGTTGAGGAACAGCCGAAGGTTGATGTGGTGGAGCAACAAACTGCTGAACCAGCAGAGCCTGAACAAAAGGCAGAACCAGAAAAAGATGTGACTGCAGCATCAGAGCCTCCTGCTGTCGAAGCTGCACCTAAAGAACCGGTAAGTGAGGCAGAGGTTGAAAAACCCTCTGAGGTTCAAGCTGAGCCCCTGAAAGAAGTGGAGGCAAAACCAAAAGAACCTGCACTCCCCTTGTTCTATGGCTGGTTCCTGGCCTCTGAAGATGAAGAGAAGCTAAAGGATTCCCCGGTGGCATTCCTGAAGACGTTGGGTGCTCTGGAGGCCTTCAAGAAACACGTTGGTGACT TTACTGGGGATGCGGGCAAGGAGGTGAATCTGGAGCAGTACTTCCAGGCCCCAGCTTTGCTCCACTGCACTACTCAATTCTGTGACTATGGAAAGGCAGAAGGTGCAAAAGAATATGCTGAACAGCAG GTGGTTAAAGATTCCTGTGGCAAAGCAACAGAACTATCTGTTGTTGGTCTCCTAGTGACTCCTCGTGTATTCGGCGCACGTGTGTCACTGACCCCTGAGCAGCTGCCGCTGTGGCCTGCAGGAGCTGATAAAGTGGGTATTCCTCCAGCTGACCTCCCTGGTGTCGAAGCCCTCCCAGTGGGCAGCCGTGCTCACGTGACCCTAGGCTGTGCAGCAAATGTGTTAGCTGTTCAAACCGGTATAGACCTGCTGGAGATCCTGATCCTCCAGCAAGGTGAAGAGAAAGAGGTCCCAGAGGAAGAGCTGGAGCTGGGCAAACTCTCATACCTGGGCAAGGGTCGCTGGTATCTGTCTCTGAAGGAGTGCATCACATGCAATGCTACGTTCTCTTCCTTCTCTGAAGAGCAACGTCCTGCTGAACCAGCCAAGAAAGAGGGtggtgagaagaagaagaagctaaaGTGTTCAATTctgtga